The Humulus lupulus chromosome 3, drHumLupu1.1, whole genome shotgun sequence genome window below encodes:
- the LOC133825290 gene encoding uncharacterized protein LOC133825290, producing the protein MKEPTSKTERKDLRNEGVKVVELEKPAVQASSNEGKVQVNPVESLQPNNGDSAANDKGNQASQPWLTPKRVATQAKEGQSSEINAKNSGQKGLNSSNKHSPVSDLCSRNKIGVGGFLETKMKGSKIREFMEHQFPNWEFHTSLVIKGRLLIVWRKIFVKVKILEESNQFVHCLVKLVGVQQDFFVTFVYGFNSIEGRRILWEGLQRPALMDKAWLILGDFNAPFSGSYFTWTNNQNGAARIYSKIDHVLMNEKWIDLFPQSTAVFRWETISDHCSCLVSTQPLEKLGLKLFRFYNYWTEHHEFRELVLYSWRSPIRATGIKAIFLKLLRLKHQLKNFNRDKIGDLKLNYYKAKEIYQEAQLQAQANPHVFRYQEEEKLAGESFSVQESLYHSFLIQRSKITWLRQGDMNTSFFHAFLKKRKAENGIVSFITEEGKLVDNFSEVVSHFVSHLRCFFGSPSSATGRINIQNIEMGSKLSVEQQFKLLIPFSKKEIRDTLFGIPITKSPGPDGFGSCFFKAIRHDIGDEVCTAITQCFETGCFPSELHETTLSLIPKVANPSRAVDYRPIACCSTLYKCMAKLICKRLALVLPDLIQPNQGAFVKGRFIAHNIMIFQDLIKNYGRASTSPRCAIKIDLSKAYDTVDWRVGYVLRAEYFLFSTDEWQNSRKI; encoded by the exons ATGAAGGAGCCTACATCTAAAACAGAGAGAAAGGATCTGAGGAATGAAGGAGTTAAGGTTGTAGAGCTGGAGAAGCCTGCAGTTCAAGCTAGTTCAAACGAAGGCAAGGTTCAGGTCAACCCAGTTGAGTCTTTACAGCCCAACAATGGGGATTCAGCTGCTAATGACAAAGGTAATCAGGCAAGCCAACCTTGGCTTACCCCTAAACGAGTTGCTACTCAAGCCAAGGAAGGACAAAGTTCAGAAATTAATGCTAAAAATTCAGGGCAAAA AGGGCTTAATAGTTCTAATAAGCACAGCCCTGTTAGCGACCTTTGTAGCAGAAATAAAATAGGAGTTGGTGGTTTTTTAGAGACTAAAATGAAGGGAAGTAAAATTAGAGAGTTCATGGAACATCAGTTTCCGAATTGGGAGTTTCACACAAGTTTAGTTATTAAAGGCCGACTGTTGATAGTTTGGAGAAAGATCTTTGTTAAAGTCAAGATTCTTGAGGAATCTAATCAGTTTGTTCATTGTTTGGTGAAGTTGGTTGGTGTGCAACAAGATTTTTTTGTCACTTTTGTGTATGGTTTTAATTCGATTGAAGGAAGGAGAATTCTCTGGGAAGGGTTGCAAAGGCCTGCTCTTATGGACAAAGCTTGGTTAATTTTAGGGGACTTTAATGCCCCCTTTTCAG GTTCATATTTTACTTGGACTAATAACCAAAATGGTGCAGCTAGAATATACTCGAAAATAGACCATGTTCTGATGAATGAGAAATGGATTGATTTGTTCCCTCAGTCCACTGCAGTTTTTAGATGGGAAACCATTTCAGACCACTGTTCCTGTCTAGTTAGCACTCAGCCTTTAGAGAAGCTGGGGCTAAAGCTCTTTCGTTTCTATAACTATTGGACAGAGCACCATGAATTTCGAGAGCTGGTTTTATATAGCTGGAGGTCACCTATAAGAGCCACAGGTATAAAAGCAATCTTTCTTAAGCTGCTGAGACTTAAACACCAATTGAAAAATTTTAACAGGGACAAAATTGGTGATCTGAAATTAAACTATTATAAGGCTAAAGAGATCTACCAAGAAGCTCAATTGCAAGCTCAAGCCAACCCTCATGTATTTAGATATCAGGAAGAAGAGAAGTTGGCTGGTGAATCTTTCTCAGTTCAGGAAAGCCTGTATCATAGCTTTTTAATCCAGAGGAGCAAAATAACTTGGCTGAGACAGGGAGATATGAATACTTCCTTCTTTCATGCTTTTTTGAAGAAGCGTAAAGCGGAAAATGGTATTGTCTCTTTCATCACGGAAGAAGGAAAATTAGTTGATAATTTCTCTGAAGTTGTTTCTCATTTTGTGAGTCATTTGAGATGCTTTTTCGGGAGTCCTAGTTCGGCTACAGGCAGGATTAATATCCAGAATATTGAGATGGGTTCTAAACTTTCTGTTGAGCAGCAATTTAAGCTTCTTATTCCTTTTTCAAAGAAGGAGATTCGGGATACATTGTTTGGCATACCAATAACCAAATCTCCAGGACCTGATGGATTTGGTTCATGCTTTTTCAAAGCTATTAGGCATGATATAGGGGATGAAGTCTGTACTGCAATAACTCAGTGTTTTGAAACAGGTTGTTTCCCATCTGAGCTTCATGAAACAACCTTGTCTCTGATTCCTAAGGTAGCTAACCCTTCCCGGGCTGTTGACTATAGACCCATAGCCTGTTGCTCCACATTGTACAAGTGCATGGCTAAATTGATTTGTAAGAGACTGGCCTTAGTTCTCCCTGATCTTATACAGCCAAATCAGGGAGCTTTTGTTAAAGGTCGCTTTATAGCTCATAATATAATGATTTTTCAAGATCTCATCAAAAACTATGGGAGGGCTTCTACTTCACCAAGATGCGCTATCAAGATTGATCTAAGTAAGGCCTATGACACAGTAGACTGGAG GGTGGGTTATGTCTTGCGTGCGGAATACTTCTTATTCTCTACTGATGAATGGCAGAATTCAAGGAAAATTTAA